The following DNA comes from Carassius auratus strain Wakin chromosome 46, ASM336829v1, whole genome shotgun sequence.
acGTCAGTTCACACAGATTCTTATAGAAATATGTCCCACAACTTTAATATTTCCAcgcagaaatgtattattattatataaagttcTGTTCATAAATTTAAGTTCATAAATCAGgtaatatttacacacacacacctggtttgttaagatcaataataataatactaaaaataaaaacgacCTCGCAGTATATGTTtggcaaggttttaatttttgtgtCACATTTGTACCAATTGGTACCAACATTTTtggtatttttacattattttcctcCTGATGGTAGCTATTggttaattattcattaattcaaGTGAATGATAGAATTggcaatttataaaatatgtgacatttttataaatgttggtGTTAACTCATATTAAGTGATTGGTATTTCACATTTTGTGAAGAAATGAGAGCAGGAGATTGTgctcaaaacatttaaaacccTTAAACGCTTGTCTTGTTCTAGTCAGAATACATTGAAAGGAAAAGAGAGCAGTGCAGTTTTTCTAGGGACATGTAAAAACACTTTATCAGTGCAGAGAACTGTCATATGTTATCTTAAGAAGTCAAATATTTTGCGTGTATAAAGTAATGATCACAAATCTTCATCATAATCATCAAAAAAGTTCTGAGCACAAGATTATTAAGACAATATAAGAGAATTAGATTATAATCAAActtgtttttttacatgcaggaaattttaataattgcatgcaATGAACTAAATCTCTAGTGGTCTTTTTTGTGTTTCAGAAAGCATTTGCGGATTTCATGGAGCTGTTGAGTAAAGCCACAGTAGAGACGATGGTGAAACTGATTCATGATCACATCTCAGCCCAAGTATCGGAAGCTACAGCAAAGTCTCAGCTCTCGAAACAAGACATACTAAATGGTACACATCTTCATACTTAATCACAAACCTGGGCTACactttactcacccttaagttgttTCAACcctgtataagtttctttctttggctcaacacaaaagatattttgaaaaatgctgcagaatttgtagaaaaaaaaaagaggagagatGGGTAGAAacctttgtttttttaatctgctTGTACAgtcaataataatactttttaaattgtatgtatttgtattgtgAATTCAAGATTTTCTGTGtggtattttaaaaacaaacacaacattttctcttattttattcTCACAGAGGGTCAAGCATCCACATCTGAGTCTGAAAATATTGTGCTTCTTGAGTCTGAACAGAACAAGCATTATGAAATGGAATCAGAACATCATGAAAACTCTGgacaagcagcaaatcagtacgCACAGCTGTCATCTACACCCACAGATATTCTGGAAGGCAGTTTAAGTTTGAGTGAAAGCCAGCCATCCACAAGCACGAACATAGCTGCTGAGGGGAGACAGGAGCCTTTAATTTGTGAGTCCTGTGGCGTATCGTTCAGTGACATGGCCCTGTTAAACATTCACAATGCTTTACACAAAGAAAGACCTTTCAATTGTTTGACATGTGGGAATACTTTCAAAATGATGAAATGCTTGATGAAACACCAGAGATTTCACCTGACTCCGGATCTGAGTATTGCGTTCGAAGCCAATCTGAATGAAGAAGAATTCATTGTGCAGCTTGAAACCTGTGATACTGTCAATACATCACTGGAAACACTAGAGGTCACCACTCAAGGTAAGGCATTAATTCAGATGCAGCTTTAAGGgatgttcacccaaaaacgacAATTACCccgtgatttactcaccctcaaggcatcctaggtgtatatgactttcttctttcagacgaatccagtctgagttatattaaaggtgctgtatgtaggattgacactgaGGTGTTGAACTAGGTATtccagtccaaattcaaaatattggagagagtTTTTTCAACCGGTTGCTCATAGTCAGACTAGGTgcacacaggttgccagattgacgacaccaACAGGAACGAGCGCACTTGAAGATGCATATAATGAAATAcgctgtgttttccaccaactggcaacctgGGGTGCTGAAATACAAATGGGTAAACTGGAAGTGGGTGGGTTTcagaaaccaaaacaaagatTGACATTCCGGCCcggaatgcacattttcaaaggagaataactgactagCATTGTTTTTCACATAAACAAGTAGGTTAACttggcatgtttcttaaatatctgcaaacatatgatggtatttattttactttggtaGACTCAAAATCTTACATGCAGCACCTTTAAATAATTtcctaatgttttaaataatgaccTTTAAAAAATTTCTTGGCTTTTCCAAGctatataatggcagtgaatgggtgttatttttcagtagtccaaaactaatcgaaTAAAGCCTATAAAaggcttatatcaaaatcctacaacattttgttttacaaatcctcattttgtgcttctaattcatgaccaatgttttgttttgctctctcatcTGTGCTTCCACGTTTGTCACCTCTCACAGGAGCTTACGCTACACCCTGCACCATCTGCCAGAACAGCATTCTCTTGTGAGCGCGTGTATGACAGTTAGCGGAAGCTAAAGATTACggtttataaagtttaaaatatggattttttttgtttaaaaacacattgattcGCTTCTGGAGGCCTTACTTCACCCCCAGAGTGTGggacactttttatgatggattggCAGACTTTATTAGCCTTCTGTTGGCCATTCACTGCCATTGTAAAACTTGGAAAAgccaagacatttttaaatagaagtctgattgtattcgtctgaaagaagaaagtcatatacacctaggatggcttgagggtgagtattttgggtgtaattttaattttgaggtgaactatctCTAGTTCTGTTTAGAATTACGTTTCTCTGCACAATATGGGAGTCACCTTGGACTGTGTACTGTAAATGCAGCATATGGTTAAATTTTTGTTATGATTTGGCTGATTTGgttaagaatgtttttattattatgtaaaaaagaataaaaaatactttgTGGAAATCCTGATAAATTGTTTCATGATTTTTTGGTATAGAATTTCTTGTAACAATATTAATGTATTCATTGCCACTTTATCTGGTCAATTTATTGTGTGCTTTTTgattaaaagtataaataaaaaaaataaaaaacatactacATGATTTAAGatgttaattcatattttttattctgcaaaacaCAGTTAGTGTGAAATTATTGGCTGCACCCTTATTGAccgatattttatatatataaaaaagtttaaatattgaAATGACAGTTTCTCTTAATCTTACTCTTGTGTTATTCTCCTCACAGAAATTCTCCAAAATAACTTGGACAATGAAGACGTATCTTGTGCTGTCTTGGAAAGCAGTCAGTATGTGACCGAATCTCTTGTGCAAGGTTTAAATATTACCATCGAAAACCCAGACCACCAGCCCAACACCACACCTCACATAGATATGATCAAGAAATCAAATGATGGCTTGTTCCGATGCAAAACTTGCGGGAAGTGTTTTGAACTTAGGTGGAAGTTCATTAACCACGTTCGGGCTCATGTGAAACATTACAAATGTTCGCATTGCGAGAAGCGCTTTACTATGAGAAGCTGCCTCATCAGACATGCAGCGATGCACACTGGAGCTCAGCTATTCAAATGTGATATATGTTCCAAGTCTTTTGTATTTCAGGCCTCCCTGGAAAAGCACAAGCATCTACATACGGCAGAAAAGACGGTTACCTGCTCAAACTGTCAGAAGGTTTTTCCCGGCAAGCGTTCATTCGGAAGACACAGATGCAAAGCAGTCGAAATGCTCTACAGCTGTCCAGTGTGTGACAAGCAGTTCaaaattaagcaaaacatgctcgATCACCAAACACTGCACACTGGTGAGAAACCATACTGTTGCGAAATATGTGGTGCTTTTTATAGCTGCGAGCGATATCTGAAAAATCACCAGAAGAGTCACATCGAGAAAACCTACGACTATCCGTGCGAACTCTGCGACAAACGGTTCAGCGCTCGCAAACATTTGCAAGCGCATATGCTCGTGCACACGAGGGAAAAGCGATACGCTTGTGACGTATGCGATAAGAAGTTTGCCACCTCTGGAAACCTCAACAGACACAGAGCTGGTCACACGGGTGTGAAGCTGTACGGTTGTCCCATATGTTTGAAAAGGTACACCACAGCGTACGCCTTGAAGatgcacatgcacaaacacacttcaAGCAAACCATTTCTTTGCGACATTTGCGGTAAGGGATTTACCAGTTCAGATTACATGAAAAGGCACAAGCGAATCATTCACGCAGGAAGGAGGGATTGTGTGTGCTCGATCTGTAATAAGGCCTTTATATTCCCCAGTTCTCTTAATCAGCACATGCTCGTACACACAGGAGAGAAGCATCACGAGCGACTGGTCAGTCCTTTGTTGAAGAAGTTCAGTTGCGATCATTGTCAAAAGAAGTTCTATTCGCAAGCCGCCCTTACAGTACACCAAAGGGTTCACACCAAAGAAAAGCCGTACAGTTGTGAGGTTTGTGGAAAGAGGTTTGGATATTCGAGCAGTATTCAGATGCATATGAGAATCCATACAGGGGAGAGACCTTTTGGATGTGATGTTTGTGGTAAGACGTTCAATCAGGCTGTGCATCTGAGGACCCATCAGCGAGTGCACACCGGTCTGAAGTCATTCAGTTGTGAGAGCTGTGGCAAGAAGTTTGTGGATCATAGAAATCTTAAAcagcataaatgtaaatacaccatttaaattcataaatatttgcAAGACCAAAGGTTGCATAGATTTTCCAGGGCTGTTTGAAATAGTTTTATGTAATGCATAGCATtatgttcctaactgatgatCGGTATTCTTATTTGGCAAGTTGAATGGAATTTGTTTGTATGCTTCTGAATTTTTAATTGTgtaaacaattatattttcaaaCCAGGACTGGGAATCAATGTTTGAGTGTGATGCCAATAAAACATGAACCttctcttgtctttttttttttttttttgcattaaatatattattaaagaaTGGGCTAGGAATTATTCATAGTCATGTTTGAATAGTATTTTTTGGTGCGTATGATGTC
Coding sequences within:
- the LOC113064221 gene encoding zinc finger protein 708-like; protein product: MTAVIHELLSSVMGVLVESVVSELSKHLSDFTTVLSEEWKRNKATAANKNRLKQANQAKTKAFADFMELLSKATVETMVKLIHDHISAQVSEATAKSQLSKQDILNEGQASTSESENIVLLESEQNKHYEMESEHHENSGQAANQYAQLSSTPTDILEGSLSLSESQPSTSTNIAAEGRQEPLICESCGVSFSDMALLNIHNALHKERPFNCLTCGNTFKMMKCLMKHQRFHLTPDLSIAFEANLNEEEFIVQLETCDTVNTSLETLEVTTQEILQNNLDNEDVSCAVLESSQYVTESLVQGLNITIENPDHQPNTTPHIDMIKKSNDGLFRCKTCGKCFELRWKFINHVRAHVKHYKCSHCEKRFTMRSCLIRHAAMHTGAQLFKCDICSKSFVFQASLEKHKHLHTAEKTVTCSNCQKVFPGKRSFGRHRCKAVEMLYSCPVCDKQFKIKQNMLDHQTLHTGEKPYCCEICGAFYSCERYLKNHQKSHIEKTYDYPCELCDKRFSARKHLQAHMLVHTREKRYACDVCDKKFATSGNLNRHRAGHTGVKLYGCPICLKRYTTAYALKMHMHKHTSSKPFLCDICGKGFTSSDYMKRHKRIIHAGRRDCVCSICNKAFIFPSSLNQHMLVHTGEKHHERLVSPLLKKFSCDHCQKKFYSQAALTVHQRVHTKEKPYSCEVCGKRFGYSSSIQMHMRIHTGERPFGCDVCGKTFNQAVHLRTHQRVHTGLKSFSCESCGKKFVDHRNLKQHKCKYTI